The window CTGCTATGAGGGAGAGGATTGGGAGATTGCCAGACAAGTAGGAAACGGTGAGAGAGAACCTTTCTATGAGGAACAGCCCGATGGAACCTACAAATTCTATGAAAATAATGATTATTACGACATCCTGTTTAAGGACAAGCGCTCTCATGTTATGCATAATATTTCCGTCTCTGGTGGTTCCGACAAATTGCAGGGTGTTATTTCGGGGAGGATATATGAAAGGGAGAAAATTCAGAATATTCAGGATGCAGAGATGAAGCGATATAATCTTAAGCTTAACTTAGTTGCTACTCCCTATGATTGGTTGGAACTATCTGCTGTTAGTAAGTTCAGCAGTAGGTTTGATGAGCAGTATGCAGGGACCAAAAACGGTTGGGGTGGAGCATTCGGAGTGAGTAAATGGCGTGACCTTTTCCCCAATTATCCGGCTTTTGTTGATGGAGAGGGGGTAAGTGTTGGGCGGACCAGAAATGGTTATGTGGGACGTTTGGGAGCCTTAAAAGAAGGGGCGGCTCATCGTCAATGGCAGTACGAAAACCAGACGAATACGTTGAAAGCTATAGTAAATCCGATTGAAGAGTTAGAGCTTAATATGGACTATAGTTATAACATTGAAAGAACAGATCGAACATTTTCGTACACCCCATTTTCCTATCTGTCAGGTAATGAACTTGAGTTAGTGGAAGATGCTGGTCTTAATCGTCATAATGAATATCGTTGGAAGGATTATTATAAAGCGTTGAATATTTATGGAACGTATACCGAAGATGTAGCAGACAAGCATAATGTTAAGTTGATGCTTGGGTTTAATCAGGAGGTATTTGATCGCGATAGAGTAGGAGCCAGAATTGAGGAGTTACTTACAAAAAATAAGGCTAATATCTCATTTGGAACCGAAATGTTGGATATGTCAGGTTCTACGTTAGAATGGGCTCTTCAAGGCTATTTTGGGCGTTTTAATTATAATTATGACGATAAATATTTATTGGAAGTTAATGCCCGTTATGATGGATCATCTCGTTTTCCTAAGGATAATCGATGGGGCTTCTTTCCATCAGTGGGAGTAGGTTGGCAAGTAGATAATGAAGCCTTTTGGACTTCTTCTTTAGAAGAGGTGGTTTCATCAATGAAGTTGAGAGCTTCATATGGGAAGCTGGGAAATCAAAATGTGGGTGTAAATACCTTTAGACAGCTTATAGGGATGGGCAAAAAATCATGGTTAGTTAATGGGCAAGAAGTTAATTATGCCAGTGCTCCAGAACCCCTTCCGGCAAATATTGGCTGGGAAAACATCACGTCAACAAACATTGGTGTTGATATAGGATTTTTTGAAGACAAATTAACAACCTCCCTGGATTTGTATGAACGTAATACGAGTGATATGTATTTGCCCGGTCAGCCACTGCCCGCTGTATTTGGCGCTTCAGAGCCTCGTAGAAACTATGCATCTATGCGAAATAGAGGTTTTGAATTAACCGTTGGTTATAATGATCAATTTGATGTAATGGGGGACGCTCTTTCTTTCAATATCCAAGCCAATGTTTCAAATAATAAGGGGGTAATCACTAAATTTGATAACCCCAATGGCTTGTTAAGTACATTCTTTGAAGGGCAAGAGCTTGGTGAGATTTGGGGATATCGTATTGATGGTCAATTCCAGTCCGATGAAGAAGCAGCAGCATTTCAAAATAAATATGGCACAGAAAATTTGGTTGAGGTTTACCGTGGAATTCTTGACTACGGCTCAAATTCAGATTGGAATTACCTGAGAGGAGGAGATCTAAAATATGTAGATGTGGATGGAGACGGTGAAATTAATAATGGGAATAATACTTTGGAAGATCCCGGAGATTTGGAGCGAATTGGAAACGCCATGCCACAATTTCCCTTTGGGTTTAACATCAGTGCGGGCTGGAAAAATATTGATCTCTCTGTTATTGGGCAGGGAGTTGCAAAACAACACTGGTACCCATCAGGGCCATTGTACTGGGCTACATTCCACAGACCATATGTCTCTTTTATCAGAAAAGATATTTTAGACAAAGTCTGGGATCCCGAACATCCTAATGATCCGGATAGAATTTATCCTCAAAGGCAAAGAGCGTATAACGCGCTAAGTTCAGGTCGGATGTCAGCGAATGTTAATGATCATTATTTAACCAACATCGGGTATCTGAGGATAAAGAATCTAACTGTTGGTTATACCCTTCCATCAACACTTACAGAAAAAGTAGATCTTAAAAAGGTAAGAATCTTCTTTAGTGGTGAAAATCTATTTACCTGGAGATTTGGGGGATTAACTGAATACCTGGATCCGGAAGAAGTAGGGGCTCATGTAAGTTATTCAAATCCAAATGGTGTTAGTGCAAAGCCTGCCAGAGATACCCAACTATATCCTATGGGTAAGACGTATTCGGCAGGAGTCGAAATTAGTCTCTAATACATACTCATCAGTTTCGGAATAGATACACCGACGAACGTTATAAATAATTTTAAAAAATAGATATAACTATGAATAGGCTCATACAAATATTAACAATAGTCATGTTGTTTTTAGTAACAACAAGTTGCCAAGACATACTTAACCAGCCCCCTGATGATGCTATAACATCAGAAGAGTTTTTCAACACCAGTAATGATTTAAGGGTTTACACAAATGATTTATATGATGTATTGCCCAGGAAATCGGTCTATATGGACGACGCCAGTTCCGATAATATTTTGGGAGTAAGTGCCTCGGCCAGAGTTGAAGGATCGCGTACTGTACCAACAAATAGAGGTAGCGGAGGTTGGTCTTGGGAAAACCTCCGAAAGATAAACTATTTCCTCGAAAATTATGATAGGGTAGACAATGCGGATGCAAAAGCCAAATATTCTGGGATAGCCAGATTTTTTCGAGCTTATTTTTATTTCGAGAAAGTGAAACGGTTTGGAGATGTACCCTGGTATAGCGAGGTGATAAATGCTGATGATG of the Fodinibius sp. Rm-B-1B1-1 genome contains:
- a CDS encoding SusC/RagA family TonB-linked outer membrane protein, which translates into the protein MNKICARFRKPAIGLIVMLIGFTSQIYGQEVSGIVTDETDSLLPGVNIMVKGTGVGTSSDTEGVYSLAVPSMQDTLVFSFIGYKTQEVPIDGRSEIDVQMQLETVTGEEVVVVGYGTQRKENIVGAVGEAEVKDISTRPSADIASSLQGAVPGLNVRSSSGGDPSETPEINIRGFNSINGGDPLVLVDGIKEDLANVNPNDIESVTVLKDAQAAAIYGARGSFGVVLVTTKTGRKGEFEVEYSNNVGFTTNTARTDFVTDPYTYAQWADGAIGSYHSGCYVCYEGEDWEIARQVGNGEREPFYEEQPDGTYKFYENNDYYDILFKDKRSHVMHNISVSGGSDKLQGVISGRIYEREKIQNIQDAEMKRYNLKLNLVATPYDWLELSAVSKFSSRFDEQYAGTKNGWGGAFGVSKWRDLFPNYPAFVDGEGVSVGRTRNGYVGRLGALKEGAAHRQWQYENQTNTLKAIVNPIEELELNMDYSYNIERTDRTFSYTPFSYLSGNELELVEDAGLNRHNEYRWKDYYKALNIYGTYTEDVADKHNVKLMLGFNQEVFDRDRVGARIEELLTKNKANISFGTEMLDMSGSTLEWALQGYFGRFNYNYDDKYLLEVNARYDGSSRFPKDNRWGFFPSVGVGWQVDNEAFWTSSLEEVVSSMKLRASYGKLGNQNVGVNTFRQLIGMGKKSWLVNGQEVNYASAPEPLPANIGWENITSTNIGVDIGFFEDKLTTSLDLYERNTSDMYLPGQPLPAVFGASEPRRNYASMRNRGFELTVGYNDQFDVMGDALSFNIQANVSNNKGVITKFDNPNGLLSTFFEGQELGEIWGYRIDGQFQSDEEAAAFQNKYGTENLVEVYRGILDYGSNSDWNYLRGGDLKYVDVDGDGEINNGNNTLEDPGDLERIGNAMPQFPFGFNISAGWKNIDLSVIGQGVAKQHWYPSGPLYWATFHRPYVSFIRKDILDKVWDPEHPNDPDRIYPQRQRAYNALSSGRMSANVNDHYLTNIGYLRIKNLTVGYTLPSTLTEKVDLKKVRIFFSGENLFTWRFGGLTEYLDPEEVGAHVSYSNPNGVSAKPARDTQLYPMGKTYSAGVEISL